A stretch of the Aegilops tauschii subsp. strangulata cultivar AL8/78 chromosome 4, Aet v6.0, whole genome shotgun sequence genome encodes the following:
- the LOC109764334 gene encoding glutamine synthetase cytosolic isozyme 1-3, with protein MSPLADLLSLDLSGCTGKIIAEYIWVGGTGMDVRSKARTLPGPVDDPSKLPKWNFDGSSTGQATGDDSEVILCPQAIFKDPFRRGNNILVICDCYAPNGEPIPSNKRYNAARIFGHPDVKAEEPWYGIEQEYTLLQKDTNWPIGWPLGGYPGPQGPYYCAAGAEKSYGRDIVDAHYKACLYAGINIGGINAEVMPGQWEFQVGPSVGISAGDELWAARYILERITEIAGVVVSFDPKPIPGEWNGAGAHTNYSTKSMRSEGGYEVIKKAIQKLEARHMEHIAAYGEGNERRLTGRHETADINTFVWGVANRGASVRVGRDTEKEGKGYFEDRRPASNMDPYVVTSMIAETTILCKAGLSNGK; from the exons ATGTCTCCGCTCGCCGACCTTCTCAGCCTCGACCTGTCCGGCTGCACCGGCAAGATCATCGCCGAGTACATATG GGTCGGCGGCACAGGGATGGACGTCAGGAGCAAAGCCAGG ACGCTGCCCGGGCCCGTGGACGACCCCAGCAAGCTTCCAAAATGGAATTTTGACGGCTCCAGCACCGGCCAAGCCACGGGTGACGACAGCGAAGTCATCCTCTG CCCTCAAGCCATCTTCAAGGACCCATTCAGGAGGGGGAACAACATCCTG GTCATCTGTGACTGCTATGCGCCTAACGGAGAGCCGATTCCGAGCAACAAGCGGTACAACGCGGCGAGGATATTCGGCCATCCTGATGTCAAGGCTGAAGAACCATG GTATGGGATTGAGCAAGAGTACACCCTTCTTCAGAAGGACACCAACTGGCCCATTGGCTGGCCACTAGGGGGTTACCCTGGTCCTCAG GGACCTTACTACTGCGCCGCGGGTGCGGAGAAATCTTACGGGCGCGACATCGTCGACGCGCACTACAAGGCCTGCCTCTACGCCGGCATCAACATCGGCGGCATCAATGCAGAAGTCATGCCAGGACAG TGGGAGTTCCAAGTCGGCCCTTCCGTCGGCATCTCGGCCGGCGACGAGCTCTGGGCGGCTCGCTACATCCTGGAG AGGATCACTGAGATTGCCGGTGTCGTCGTCTCCTTCGACCCCAAACCGATCCCC GGAGAGTGGAATGGTGCTGGTGCCCACACAAACTACAG CACCAAGTCGATGAGGAGCGAGGGTGGGTACGAGGTGATCAAGAAGGCGATCCAGAAGCTGGAGGCGCGGCACATGGAGCACATCGCCGCCTACGGGGAGGGCAACGAGCGCCGGCTCACCGGCCGCCACGAGACCGCCGACATCAACACCTTCGTATGG GGCGTGGCGAACCGCGGCGCGTCGGTGCGGGTGGGCCGCGACACCGAGAAGGAAGGCAAGGGCTACTTCGAGGACCGGAGGCCGGCGTCCAACATGGATCCCTACGTCGTCACCTCCATGATCGCCGAGACCACCATCCTCTGCAAGGCCGGTCTCTCCAATGGCAAGTAG